A genomic stretch from Setaria viridis chromosome 1, Setaria_viridis_v4.0, whole genome shotgun sequence includes:
- the LOC117845025 gene encoding uncharacterized protein has product MPEKPPLPRRRATAAGSWVRSLHCKSMAADDVAARVAVAPKKLHHPLLPRAGCGSSGDALSHVAPSKPAGRPRPKPGSSKTSPEPGKKTKPKPASVVVPPSPPPGPLGPVPALTELPAGHSSRQVVEIIFLSSWSPLPVPVPQPLPPPQPGAPTTSSSGSGSGAFPGVVEMLFRVHNPARAVTRFEDYRAAVRARAGGAARSAADGNEMMRFSPAPPYGSSPSASTPSGGGGSEDAPRIRTFDGSGGAHAAGGRGPATGRRAMFLCRVIAGRVAEAGAGSKPKEHFDSVRVGKGGELVVFDRHAVLPCFLIIYRL; this is encoded by the coding sequence ATGCCGGAGAAGCCTCCcctgccacgccgccgcgcgacggcggcggggagctgggTCCGGTCACTCCACTGCAAGTCCATGGCGGCCGACGACGTGGCCGCCAGGGTCGCGGTGGCGCCCAAGAAGCTCCACCACCCGCTCCTCCCGCGCGCTGGGTGCGGGAGCTCCGGGGACGCCCTCAGCCACGTCGCCCCGTCGAAGCCCGCCGGCAGGCCGAGGCCGAAGCCGGGGTCGTCGAAGACGAGTCCCGAGCCGGGCAAGAAGACCAAGCCGAAGCcggcctccgtggtggtgccgccgtcgccgcccccgggTCCTCTCGGCCCGGTCCCGGCGCtgaccgagctccccgcggGGCACTCGTCGCGGCAGGTGGTGGAGATCATCTTCCTCTCCTCGTGGTCTCCGCTTCCGGTCCCAGTTccgcagccgctgccgccgcctcagcCGGGAGCGCCCACCACCAGCAgtagcggcagcggcagcggcgcgttCCCGGGCGTGGTGGAGATGCTGTTCCGCGTGCACAACCCGGCGCGCGCCGTGACGCGCTTCGAGGACTACCGCGCCGCGGTGCGCGCCCGGGCCGGAGGGGCCGCGCGCAGCGCCGCGGACGGGAACGAGATGATGCGCTTCTCCCCTGCGCCGCCGTACGGCTCGTCGCCCTCCGCCTCCAcaccgagcggcggcggcggtagcgaggacgccccgcgcatccggaccttcgacggcagcggcggcgcgcacgccgccggcggccgcggtcCCGCGACCGGGCGGCGGGCCATGTTCCTGTGCAGGGTCATCGCGGGCCGCGTGGCGGAGGCCGGGGCGGGTTCCAAGCCCAAGGAGCACTTCGACTCCGTCCGGGTAGGCAAGGGCGGCGAGCTGGTGGTGTTCGACCGCCACGCCGTGCTCccgtgcttcctcatcatctacAGGCTGTAA
- the LOC117837772 gene encoding probable lipid phosphate phosphatase beta: protein MAPPAPPTTSPSAPARPALLGSVAGLDAAVSLRLHALFLPVPRLLLKALEVAGDGRIWLPVPISLLLLSASPANASGAVSPLLVGLVAGLVIDLALVGLVKVVVRRPRPAYNAKDMYVAVAADHWSFPSGHSSRAFLVAAFLAAGGFQPREALFLWAAATSASRVLLGRHYVLDIVAGALLGVFEAWLSNLLLRFMCAQSTFLVC, encoded by the coding sequence ATGGCCCCCCCAGCCCCCCCAACGacctcgccgtcggcgccggcgaggcccgcaCTCCTGGGCAGCGTTGCGGGGCTTGACGCGGCCGTGTCCCTCCGCCTACACGCGCTCTTCCTCCCGgtgccgcgcctcctcctcaaGGCGCtcgaggtcgccggcgacggccgcaTCTGGCTCCCCGTCCCCAtctccctgctcctcctctcggCCTCCCCCGCGAACGCGTCCGGGgcggtctccccgctcctggtcgGCCTCGTCGCGGGCCTTGTCATCGACCTCGCCCTCGTCGGCCTCGTCAAGGTCGTcgtccgccgcccgcgcccggcgtACAACGCCAAGGACATgtacgtcgccgtcgccgccgaccacTGGTCCTTCCCCAGCGGACACTCCTCCCGCGCCTTCCTCGTCGcggccttcctcgccgccggcggcttccAGCCCCGTGAGGCGCTCTTCCTCTGGGCCGCCGCGACGTCGGCGTCCAGGGTGCTCCTTGGCCGGCACTACGTCCTCGACATCGTCGCGGGGGCTCTCCTCGGCGTGTTCGAGGCTTGGCTCAGCAACTTACTCTTGAGATTCATGTGCGCTCAAAGCACATTTCTGGTGTGCTAA
- the LOC117837764 gene encoding vesicle-associated protein 1-3, with the protein MSNTLLRVSPSDLKMPFELKKQNSACLELVNKTDHRVAFKVKTTNPRKYAVRPASGFVPPRGSCGVSITMQAPKEIPPDYHCKDKFLVQSIVAEEGTTLKDIVPDMFSKVPGKLVEEFKLRVIYVPANPPSPVPEEAEEEDSLDSDVDHEVERPSTSNYTSGHGHTSGSPTSHNEDVSMVSKSGEQESRYAEENKKMQKELELLRKTKPSPGGFSATFVLLIFLLSFILGYYLFGSRA; encoded by the exons ATGAGTAACACTCTGCTCCGAGTCTCCCCTTCCGACTTGAAGATGCCAT TCGAGCTCAAGAAGCAGAATTCGGCGTGTCTGGAGCTCGTCAACAAGACCGATCATCGCGTGGCTTTCAAG GTGAAGACGACGAACCCTAGGAAGTACGCGGTGCGGCCTGCCTCCGGTTTCGTGCCCCCCAGGGGATCGTGCGGCGTCTCAA TTACGATGCAAGCGCCGAAGGAGATCCCCCCGGATTACCACTGCAAGGACAAGTTCCTCGTTCAGAGCATCGTTGCGGAGGAGGGGACGACGCTGAAGGACATTGTCCCTGACATG TTCAGTAAAGTACCAGGTAAGTTGGTCGAGGAGTTCAAGTTGAGGGTGATCTACGTCCCTGCGAATCCTCCATCGCCTGTGCCTGaggaagcagaggaggaggattccCTTGATTCAGACGTGGACCACGAAGTGGAAAGACCATCCACGTCCAACTAT ACATCAGGGCATGGACATACATCTGGATCACCAACTTCACATAATGAG GATGTCTCCATGGTATCCAAGTCAGGAGAGCAGGAAAGTAGATATgcagaggaaaacaagaagatgcAGAAAGAGCTG GAACTCCTTCGGAAAACAAAGCCGTCTCCTGGGGGCTTTTCGGCCACGTTTGTGCTGCTTATCTTCTTGTTATCTTTCATTCTTGGATACTACTTGTTTGGAAGCAGAGCTTAG
- the LOC117864444 gene encoding 14 kDa proline-rich protein DC2.15 — MASKALALFLTVNLLVVLGVASACSPYCPTPSTPTPTPGSFGRCPRDALKLGVCADVLGLIKAKVGAPPALPCCSLLQGLVDLEAAACLCTAIKGNVLGIPLNLPIDLSLILNYCGKTVPTGFKC, encoded by the coding sequence ATGGCGTCCAAGGCGTTGGCGCTGTTCCTGACCGTGAACCTGCTGGTGGTGCTAGGCGTGGCCAGCGCGTGCTCGCCCTACTGCCCGACCccgtcgacgccgacgccgacgccggggTCGTTCGGCAGGTGCCCCCGCGACGCGCTGAAGCTGGGCGTGTGCGCCGACGTGCTGGGCCTGATCAAGGCCAAGGTGGGCGCCCCCCCCGCGCTGCCGTGCTGCTCCCTCCTGCAGGGGCTCGTTGACCTCGAGGCCGCCGCCTGCCTCTGCACCGCCATCAAGGGCAACGTCCTCGGCATCCCGCTCAACCTCCCCATCGACCTTAGCCTCATCCTCAACTACTGCGGCAAGACCGTGCCCACCGGCTTCAAGTGCTGA